The Calditrichota bacterium DNA segment CCAGGGTGTGCGCATCAACGATAAGCACATCGAGATCATCGTGCGCCAGATGCTGCAAAAGGTGCGCATCGAGGATCCCGGGGACACCGACTATCTGGAAGGCGACCAGGTCGACCGCCTGTCCTTCATGGAAGAGAACGACCGCATGAAGGAGCAGATGGTCATCACGGCGCCAGGCGACTCAAACTGGCGAGTCGGGCAGAGGGTGAATGCTGCCGAGTTCAAAGAGGTGTGCGCAACGCTGGAGAAGGACGGAAAACGGGTGCCTGAGGCCCGTCCGGCAAAGCCCGCCACCTTCGAGCCCCTCCTATTGGGCATCACCAAGGCGTCGCTGTCCACCGACAGCTTTATTTCGGCTGCTTCGTTCCAGGAGACCACGCGGGTGCTGGCCGATGCCTCGGTGGAGGGAAAGATAGACCGCTTGCTTGGTCTGAAGGAAAACGTAGTGATGGGTAACCTCATCCCTGCTGGTACTGGCCTGGCCAAGTACCGCGACATTCGCGTGTTCGCGCCCAGCCAGGAAGAGGCTGAGCAGGTGTCGACCGAAGTCGCTGCGTCCAAGTAGCGCATTGGAACGGCGCGTTGTCAAGCAAAAAAGTAGTTGGATTTCGTAGGTTGTTTGTGTATATTTCGCGTTCGCAGAAGAGGAGGAAGCTTGCCGACGATTAATCAGCTTGTGCGCCATGGGAGGGCGCGCGTATTGACGAAAAGCAAGGCGCCAGCACTGACAGGGTCGCCGCAGAGGCGTGGCGTGTGCACCAGGGTGTACACCACTGCGCCCAAGAAGCCTAATTCTGCGCTGCGCAAAGTGGCCCGTGTGCGCCTGACCAACGGCTATGAAGTGACGGCCTATATCCCGGGGGAGGGCCACAATCTGCAAGAGCACTCTATCGTGCTCGTCAGAGGTGGCCGTGTGAAGGACCTCCCTGGTGTGCGGTACCACATCATCCGGGGGACGCTGGATACTGCGGGTGTCAACGATCGTGCCCAGGGGCGTTCCAAGTACGGGACGAAGAGGCCCAAGAAGTAGCAGGCAAGCAAGACGAAATCGTTCATACTCTGAGAGTGAGAGATGCCGAGGAGAAAACGGCCGGTCAAACGTGAGGTGCTCCCAGATCCGAAGTTCCAGTCGGTACTGGTCACCAAGTTCATCAACAGCATCATGAGGCGCGGCAAGAAGAGCTTGGCAGAGACGATTTTCTACCGCGCCATCGACATCATCGAGAAGAAGACCGGGCAGAATGGCCTTGAGGTTTTTGAGAAGGCGGTGGAAAACGTGAAACCGCTGTTGGAGGTCAAGTCACGACGCGTCGGCGGCGCCACCTACCAGGTTCCTGTGGAAGTGCGCCCGGAGCGCCGGCAAAGTTTGGCGATCCGCTGGATCATCAGCAACGCCCGTGCGCGGTCGGAAAAGACTATGGCCGAAAAACTGGCTGCCGAGCTGATCGCCGCCTCCAAGAACGAAGGCGCTTCCATCAAGAAGCGCGAGGACACGCACAAGATGGCGGAAGCCAACAAGGCATTTGCCCACTTCCGCTGGTAGTTTCGTGCCAGGCTCGGCCTGGCGAGACAGCAAGAACACGCGCTCCCTTTAGACAGGGAGTGCACAACCATGTGACAATCTCGAGCAGGACGCAGTAGCTAAACGAAACCACTGCAGTTTTGGCGTGCCGTCGTCCTCCGAGCTTGAGTGAGAGACCAGAACCGGTCTCTCCAGATTTGGCGGACTTTTTTAATGTCGACACGATACCCAATCGAAAAAATTCGCAACATCGGCATCATGGCGCACATCGATGCCGGGAAGACCACGACCACCGAGCGCATCCTGTTCTACACGGGCAAGGTGCACCGCATCGGCGAGGTGGATGATGGTGCTGCTACCATGGATTGGATGGAGCAGGAAAAGGAGCGAGGCATCACCATCACCGCCGCCTCCATCAGCTGCGAGTGGGACGGTCACCGCATCAACATCATCGACACGCCAGGCCATGTGGATTTCACCGTTGAGGTGGAACGCTCCCTGCGCGTGCTGGATGGCGCCGTTGCCTTGTTCTGTGCCGTGGGTGGCGTGGAGCCGC contains these protein-coding regions:
- a CDS encoding 30S ribosomal protein S12; the protein is MPTINQLVRHGRARVLTKSKAPALTGSPQRRGVCTRVYTTAPKKPNSALRKVARVRLTNGYEVTAYIPGEGHNLQEHSIVLVRGGRVKDLPGVRYHIIRGTLDTAGVNDRAQGRSKYGTKRPKK
- the rpsG gene encoding 30S ribosomal protein S7, with translation MPRRKRPVKREVLPDPKFQSVLVTKFINSIMRRGKKSLAETIFYRAIDIIEKKTGQNGLEVFEKAVENVKPLLEVKSRRVGGATYQVPVEVRPERRQSLAIRWIISNARARSEKTMAEKLAAELIAASKNEGASIKKREDTHKMAEANKAFAHFRW